DNA sequence from the Malus domestica chromosome 11, GDT2T_hap1 genome:
taattttgtgtttcacggggtggaacgagtcgttcaaGGGAGAGAGGTGGATCAGAAatttaaccaaattttgttCCATGGGATGGCGCATCCCACTGTCTTTGACACACCAAATGAGAGACGAGCGCGTTCCGTCTCATCACACGCATCAAACTGTACCTTAGGGTTCGGGGATTTGATTGATACTCGGGTCGACTACTGCCATTGGATTTTCGGGAATGAATTTTATGAGCTAATtacattttttactttttatgtttGAGCTGATTTTCAAAATGCTTCATGAGATTTTAATTTTCGCGCTTTGAATTATGAGAttttaaaatatgtaaattgTTACATATTTTGTCTATTTGAACGTTTAATCATCCATTAAGCTCACAAGCTCTTTTGTTAATGTGGTATAAATGTGGATTACACATTAGCAATATAAAAATCTCAAGCTCACCACGTCATCAATTTAATGAAACATCATACAATTAATCTTATCAAAGACacaaatttatataatttcAATACCTTAAAGtgcaatgcaaaaaaaaaaaaaaaaaaaacttcgccTCCTATTTGAAAATTCACCCGAAATCCGAAGAGTCTAAAATATAGTCAAGCCAAATTTATAATTTCAAGATTATAATTTGGTGGTTTCTTCATCCTCTTTTAAAACTAAATTATGAAGAAGAGCAATAACATACATCATACAATCGACTACAACagtaccccccccccccccccccccaaaaaaaacccCCTTCTTCTGTTCATTGTCACTAAGGTTATATTATTTACATTCATACTTGTACATCAAGATATATGATACATATAGAgaaaatttacattttttgtCGTAttaattgtggagccaaaaataatcataaggcgacacgtggatttttgataAAAATGACAGAGTTACCCTTGAGACACATCAGTtgtcctacgcgcgagcagtggacaTTCATTCTTTAATCAAGCCAAGAGTgtccaaaaaaggtaaccaattccaaataatctcatccatcctcatcttaggtaattacttcataacctacaaattattccatataaatggagattaattggctaattcatggattaattcctaattaatccattaatcaccaattaaatcacccattttcacacaaaaaacctctaaaggccggccacctccataccctatatatatgaccctatttttttctaaaaaagagagttccacactcttgcaaaactctccaaatacttttatctctaaattctaactttggcattggaggttcttcggccaaagcccccccccattcatcgtgggcgcgtgaggcttttggccttgacgtaaggtgttaattgttttgtaggtgcaatgttgtccaagaagaagaatgcGAAAATTTAATGAGCTCCATTTCGAAAATTTGACATTATTAAATATGAGAGAATGGAGTTTGATTACTAGACCCACCCGTCAAGCTGGGATGAAAGTTGACCTTAGTGATTCGACAATGTCAAGTAAAGGGGGTCGTCGGTTAATGGATAAAAGTTACTCTTGGGTTAACAGGTTTATATTTCTCAAAATCTTAGATCGATGGAAAAGTTTGGCACCTCAATGTCAGCTATTCACCACCTTTAGGATCAAATACGGTATGCGAGTTAGCTTCGAGGTTGTTCACATCCGGGCCGGTTTCTGTGTTTTTGGGGTTTTCTTCCTTGGCCAAGTAGTGGAGTTTACAAGGTGCGATAGTTCATGAGAAGTGCTTAATAAACATGTTGGATGCTATTTAAATTTGTAGTCGTACCAAACAAGAATTTTAGGTTTAACACTTAAAAATTGGATTCAAATTGAAACAAACAGGTCctcagaagcagtttttttgcTCTAATCCTTATGGGTTAAATTTTAGCTcaagattattaaataatgaatttaagaaaaaaaattattaaattaacttttttataaataaaaaatgtagactatcctaatttaatgttatgaacattttaatctaaaaatatttagattccaatAAGTATTGAAAAATTACTAAATCCACACCATAAAACTTGTggaacactatgaaagaatatgaaacttatgaaataattttttttttataattattttagtcgTTAGaattaaatttggaccgttagatcttcttttttaatattagaTCTTAGCTgttgaattcaataaatttataaatataaaactaaaaaaatatacatatattgtGGGTCAGCCTTGCCCTAAAAATgaattttgggttaaaactcatatttggccTATGGGTTGGAGCAAGTTGGAGTATGTTTATaacttaaaatttgaattttacttCAACGGTTTGAGTAGGTTTTAGCATgccaaaaatgaaaataatgcaattatagtaaaaatatttttgagagTATATTTCTCTTCAGAAACAAGTTCTGCACACTCGATTACTCTTTGGgcgattttttaattttttaattttttttatggtttaaattagaaaattaattaaaaagacataaataaacataaacGTAACCGGAACAAATGGGGGTTGCGGAAGCACTTCCCTTTTATTAAACTAGATATCcaaaatttcttctttttctgccGGTCTCTTGTCATCTCCGCCGACATGCTAACGCCAAATCAACTTGAACTTATCCCTGCACGTCCAGTAAAACGCTTTTCTCCTTTCAACCTCAGTCCAGTTCGATCACAAGCTGCTTGGTTAAACGCCTCAACGAAGTTGGCCACTTCAATGTCTTAGGTTACTTGCTCCTCAAGTTACAAAAGCTCGTTATTTTAGGGAAGTTGGGCATTGAGTCGTAAATGTttttgtggttgagattctTTTCTGTGAAGAAATTGAGCCATCATTGGACAACTTCGGTTCTATATGTTCTCGGAATCCTCAGCTTCGAGCTTGTTCAAATGCGGGGCCGGTTTCTGTGTTCTTTTGGGTTTTCTTCTTTGGCCGAGTTGAGTTTACAAGATTTTTTGGGATTACCAGGTACATTTACAGTTAAAGGAACTTGCTTTTCAACTGTGGCCGGAATAATTTTGGTCCAGGCTCGAGATCCGGCTAAATTAGTTGGGGACATACAAAATGCAATGGATGAGCATGGACTAAATGGTACAGAGTACAATCTTGGTCAAAATGATGCGCAGGGAGCCCTCCATCTCTACAAAGAGATGAAAGAGGCTAAGATGCCAAAAGCCTAGTACAGAACCGgagaaacttttttcaacgacaTAGTTTTAGTGTTATTACCCGTCAAATAGGTGTTTGTGTGTGTTATCACCTGTCAAATAGATGTTAGTGTTATCACCCGTCAAATAAATGTTTGTAAAGCGATAGAAAGGTCACCACCCGTTCAAGTGATAGTTTGGCAAATTTGAAGTGCTGGTGACATGCAATCAATTGGTCTGGAACGCAAATGTTGGATCCTGAGTTTATATAGAGGTTAAGTAAAAGGTGACATTATTACGGATGCGGTTGTTTATCCATGCATTCAGAAAACTTCGCTGGAATAAGTAAACGAACCCAGCTTGAAAGTGTGAGAGGACTTGAGTACCCAAAGGCCCCCGAAATCTTAGAGACGGCCATGTGAAGTGGGAAGTTGAGAGTATGTTAGGGCATGAAGTAGAATTtggtgttcttgatgaagaaaCTAGTATGATTAAGTCAATCTGATGTGTGGACATTGTCCGGATGAATTCCAGTCTCTGTCAACTTTTGAAGAAGGGGACTGCGCACAAACGCCTTGGCACGCGATGTTCCTGCCAACCATACTATGAAACAATATCAGTGCGATTAATAGTAGAGACTGTTGTATACTAGATTTTCTCCAAAACATAACCCATTTTCTTTCTGGATCCATATTTCAAGCCGGGTGATCCTTTCCTCTAATGATGGCAGTTCAGCATATAACTTATGCTTGAGATACGCATAAAGATTACAAACCAACCTAGTGCACGGAGGTATGCTGTTGCAACGAATTCTCAGGCGAGGTGTCATGGACTAATATCTTGAGAGAAAATATCAGTTTGCCACATAAAACAAGATATAGACTAGGTTCAAATGAATAGAGAAAACCACTAACAACATCTAAATCTTAAGTTCTGCTAAAACAAGTCAGTCTTGCCAAAtttcacacacgcacacacgcacacacacacatatacatatttacacacatatataacatCCTTGCACTGATCCTCCTGCTGCTGTCAAAACTCCCAAACCATAGGGCCCATTCTGTTTGGGGGCAGGTACTTCTGCCACAGTTCATCTAAGGACATGTTGAACAATGTCTGCGGGGAGATCTCTCCAAGAAGAATGTGTCTGCGGAAATCTTTGATACCATCGTTGCTCAGGCGACTTAAAACCACCGAATAGTTTCTACTCACTGGTTTCGACAGATCAAAGAAACCCCACCGTTCAAATAGCACAGCCTCCACTTGAGCAGCAACTTTAGAAGGGTCCAATGCATTGACATAATCAACTAAACTTTCATCAACTTCCTCAGATACCTTGGACAACTGGACCGAAATGAAATTCTTTACAAAAGCCCGCGCTGAGTTTTCATCTGTTGTGACAGTTTTAGAATCAATATAAACCGAATGTTTTCGATTGCATAATGATTTTCGTCTAAGAAGGATTCAAAACTGAGAAATAAGTTGCATACTAAACCTTGAAAAACCAAACAAGAAGCCCTAGTAAGAATTCACGGTACAACAAGGCATGGGACGTGAATAATGAATAGGTCTGGCCAAAATATACATGGATAGGAGTATCCGTCCATTTAAAATTGATGATTTAAAATTGATGGTTACGGTTATGGATAATCGTTTAAATAAATATAAGATAATAAGTATAGAACGGTTACATAACTAGTAGATGCTGGAATCCAATTAGAGGTGGGCATGATGCAATTTGGTGCAGTTTAATCTTCAAACCAAAACTAGAAAATTTCAACGGTTCGGTTCgacttaaatttattactaaaaTCGAGTTAATACCGATTCCGGTTCGATTCATGTCAATTTACGGTTTTGAATATTAAATCATCATTTGAATGTCAAATCAAAATGGTACTCAAAGTTTATTTGTTTAGCAACAATATtagtgtaaaaaaaattaaataaataaaaaatagagagAGTTTGGGTCCGAATCAATCACCTGGGGGGAGAAGCCCTGGCGTATATCCTCCAGGAGCTACTTCTTCTATAGGAGAATCCGGAAAAGGTTTGAACACCGGTACTGGCATCCTCGAACCGTCGCAAACCGGGAAAGCGCACAGAGTCGCAGGTAGAGGTACCTCCGACGAAAACCCGATGTTCGACCCCCGTATGTAGGGTTTCGCGTCTGCCCTTAACTTTGACCCTGAAGCTGACGCCGAAGCCGACGATGACGATGACGATGACGCCGACGCCATAttctttatctctctctctgagaTTGCAGATCGATCACGCTCCATAAGGAATTTTAGGGATTTGATAATCGGAATCGATTCCGTGAGTTGGTGGCGGAGGTTCCGGTTCCCTTTTATTTATAGCGTTGGGCTTCACGGTCCAGTTCGGGTTGGGccttcttttttacttttttttttccgctAAAAAAATCTACGTAACACCTACATGattttttggattattttttgtTCCACAATAGTATTTTCGAGAGTAAATTTTtgtacataaacaagttatgcACACCCGTTTACTCCTTCTACaagtattctttttattttaggtttaaattaaagaataataattttaaatgcataaataaataGAATATAGATGAACTTAAATTCTTCCCTATCTGAATTTATGATTCGACATTCAAACAAGGTAACATACGGTGTACGGATACGGGTAACCAAGAGCTAAATATTATGACTTCCACAAGAATGATCTAAACGGCAAGCTTGGGCGAGTAGAAACATTATGACTTCCACAATACAATTGTCTGTCACGTACTGCAAGTCGATGTTGCATattaatcaacaaaataattagtATGTTATATTTGCAAAATATAGTAATATCTTCTATCTAATTAGCATGTTATATTTACAAAAATAGTAatatcttctttttattttatttttttatcttatatCTATAAATACAAAAGTAATACCACAAAAACAGCCGGTAGTAGTGAGTGACAATTTTTTCATATTGAACCTAGTCTTGGCTTGTACGTTATTGTGCTATTGTATTTGGTATGTTATCGGTTCATGGTATGTTTTtaactttctttttgtttctaacCTATAATTATGCGGGTACAGGGAGTGCTGTGCATACTATGAAAGTTTGATTGAGGATGATTCTCTTCGGTTGCTTTTTCAGATGGTTGCGATTGGGTCATTGACAGTTCTCTCGATATAAGTTGGGCCTTCATAGACTTGTTATGCAGGTAGATACATTACATGTATTGCCTTCCCTATTTGTAAGACATAGTTGGATAGCAACATTTTCCACAATCATAACCTTCAATTAGTTTTGGAACCCGTAATTTGGATTTTGTTTGTGCTAAGTTGAGGTTATCTTTCCAGATTCTTATTCTTCTCTTGGTCAATGACAACAGGAGCACAGCAAAATATATTCGTAAACATCATCTGATATGGTAATATATTATACACTTGCACTGCATTGACAATGGCTAAATCCTAAATATACTGAGTACGACTGCTCAACCATGCATATAGCACATATACCCTCTAATGTTGGATAAGCATATAGTTTTATTATCTATCAGCAACATAAGCTAGCCAATGATGAATACACAGGCTATGTTGACTTTTTTAACATATATTATTTCCAAATCTTGGCGTGATCCTTGCTTTTCTTGttatcattttaaaattattctCGCATTATGATTTTGTGTTCCCTCTGTGCAGATCAAAGTATTGAAGTATCAGTCTTTACAGTCTTGAACCCTATTGGAAGAATAATGCAAGCATTATCTAGCCTTGATGGATAACAGCTCAACTTGCATTCAGCTAGTCTTAGTGCTAGTATTAGTTGTTTGTTATTCCCTCATCATTGTAAAGCTTGTTAGTGGCTGTAAAGCTTGTTAGTGGCTTAAGTTAGAGAGAGTGGAGGTCATCATTATACTTGCTGAGCTGCCATTGTCCCCTACCTTTTGTTCTCCACTCTCTTTCCCGTTTCTTCTTCTATTTATGTATGAACTTGTAACTGTTTTACACATGAAATATACATCAAGTTTTCTATATCGTATCAGA
Encoded proteins:
- the LOC103449005 gene encoding uncharacterized protein; protein product: MERDRSAISEREIKNMASASSSSSSSASASASGSKLRADAKPYIRGSNIGFSSEVPLPATLCAFPVCDGSRMPVPVFKPFPDSPIEEVAPGGYTPGLLPPDENSARAFVKNFISVQLSKVSEEVDESLVDYVNALDPSKVAAQVEAVLFERWGFFDLSKPVSRNYSVVLSRLSNDGIKDFRRHILLGEISPQTLFNMSLDELWQKYLPPNRMGPMVWEF